From a single Nostoc edaphicum CCNP1411 genomic region:
- a CDS encoding PAS domain S-box protein produces the protein MKSFVCNNESARLEALRQYQILDTPPEEAFDDLAFLAAQICNTPIALINLIDANRQWFKAKVGLNLQEMPRNNGFDSICMESGEVLIIPDTLADKRFATNPIVTSAEFAVRFYAGVPLLAPGGEAIGTLCIVDRVTHQISPQQVEALQTLSRVVVRQLEIRRNSVELASVQQKYNQAREALHQSESTLSSFFNSSPMMMGIAELVDNEILHISDNPATAKFFGLTPEEMQNRLARNMGATDKRVSQWIRCYREAEHSQSPVKFEYSYDTPQGETWISATVSTIAVSSGSRPQFAYIAEDITERKQVEQKICEQAALLDIVSDAIAVQDLSNKILLWNKSAEKLYGWKSEEAIGKQSDELLSIESLTQHLEICQTVLKNGFWQGELHKTSKSGKKLIVESRWTLIKDEHFQAKSILVVDTDITQKKQLEKQFLRDQRMESIGTLASGIAHDLNNLLSPILMSVHLLKAKSCDQQINQMLSIIESNAKRGADLVKQVLSFARGIEGDVQGQTATRQHTVLQLKHLILEMRQIISQTFPKSIAVCTEIQKELLPICADSTQLHQVLINLCLNARDAMLTGGTLTISAENIWIDETYASMHIEATVGAYIIVKVADTGFGISKEILDRIFEPFFTTKELGKGTGLGLSTVMAIVKEHGGFITVSSCVGKGTEFKVYLPAVNQVPTQSLEDIEIPIGSGECILVVDDEAAIQEITKTSLENYNYTAITASDGMEALAIYVQYKDKISAAIIDMMMSKMDGATTIRTLQSINPLLPIIAVSGLLTSEQVPIDKTAQYTAFLPKPYTTQELLKTLNAVISH, from the coding sequence ATGAAATCTTTCGTGTGTAACAATGAATCAGCGAGACTTGAGGCTTTGCGTCAGTATCAGATTCTCGACACTCCACCAGAAGAAGCATTCGACGATCTAGCGTTCTTAGCCGCACAGATTTGTAACACACCGATCGCCTTGATTAATCTAATTGACGCTAACCGTCAGTGGTTCAAAGCCAAGGTGGGGTTGAATCTCCAGGAAATGCCACGAAATAACGGGTTCGATTCGATTTGTATGGAAAGTGGCGAAGTTTTGATCATTCCCGACACCTTAGCCGATAAACGATTTGCGACAAATCCCATAGTTACCTCTGCTGAATTTGCTGTGAGATTTTATGCTGGCGTACCTTTGTTAGCACCGGGAGGAGAAGCGATCGGGACTCTGTGTATAGTTGATCGCGTAACACACCAAATCAGTCCCCAACAGGTGGAAGCGCTGCAAACTCTGAGCCGTGTGGTAGTTAGACAACTAGAAATCCGGCGGAACTCAGTTGAACTAGCAAGCGTACAACAGAAGTACAATCAGGCACGGGAAGCATTACACCAAAGCGAATCTACTTTGAGCAGCTTCTTTAACAGTTCGCCGATGATGATGGGAATTGCCGAGTTGGTAGATAATGAAATCCTGCATATTTCGGATAACCCCGCCACAGCTAAATTTTTTGGACTCACGCCAGAAGAAATGCAAAATCGGCTAGCGCGAAACATGGGTGCAACAGATAAGCGTGTTTCCCAGTGGATACGTTGTTACCGTGAAGCAGAACACAGTCAATCACCTGTCAAGTTTGAATATTCTTACGATACTCCCCAAGGTGAAACATGGATATCAGCTACAGTCTCAACAATTGCGGTAAGTTCTGGTAGTCGTCCGCAATTCGCATACATAGCTGAGGATATTACCGAACGCAAGCAAGTAGAACAAAAAATCTGTGAACAAGCAGCATTGCTGGATATTGTCAGTGATGCGATCGCTGTGCAAGATTTGTCTAACAAAATTTTATTATGGAATAAAAGTGCTGAAAAACTTTATGGCTGGAAGTCAGAAGAAGCTATAGGTAAGCAGTCCGATGAACTTTTATCTATTGAATCTTTGACGCAACACCTAGAAATTTGTCAGACTGTTTTAAAAAATGGTTTTTGGCAAGGTGAGTTACACAAAACCAGCAAATCTGGCAAAAAACTGATTGTTGAAAGTCGCTGGACGCTGATCAAGGATGAGCATTTTCAAGCTAAATCAATTCTTGTTGTTGATACTGATATTACCCAGAAAAAACAACTAGAAAAGCAATTTTTACGTGATCAACGCATGGAAAGTATCGGCACTCTTGCTAGTGGGATTGCTCACGATTTAAATAATTTGTTGTCACCAATTTTGATGTCAGTGCATCTGCTCAAAGCTAAAAGCTGCGATCAACAAATTAATCAGATGCTATCAATAATAGAAAGCAATGCCAAACGTGGTGCTGATTTGGTTAAGCAAGTGCTGTCATTTGCTAGGGGAATTGAAGGTGATGTTCAAGGACAAACGGCTACGCGTCAACATACCGTGCTTCAACTCAAGCACCTGATTTTAGAAATGCGGCAAATTATCTCACAAACATTTCCCAAATCAATTGCAGTGTGCACCGAAATTCAGAAGGAATTGTTACCTATTTGTGCCGATAGTACCCAACTGCATCAGGTACTCATTAATTTGTGTCTCAATGCGCGGGATGCCATGCTTACAGGTGGAACTTTAACAATATCTGCTGAGAATATTTGGATTGATGAAACTTATGCGAGTATGCATATAGAAGCTACAGTTGGTGCTTACATTATTGTGAAAGTTGCTGATACAGGATTTGGAATTAGCAAAGAAATATTAGATAGAATATTTGAACCATTTTTTACAACAAAAGAGTTGGGAAAAGGTACGGGACTTGGACTATCAACGGTAATGGCAATTGTTAAAGAGCATGGTGGCTTTATTACCGTATCAAGTTGTGTAGGCAAGGGAACAGAATTTAAGGTGTACTTGCCAGCAGTTAATCAAGTTCCAACGCAGTCGTTAGAAGATATAGAAATTCCGATTGGTTCTGGAGAATGCATTTTAGTTGTAGATGATGAAGCTGCTATTCAGGAAATTACTAAAACATCCTTGGAAAACTATAATTACACTGCAATTACTGCTAGTGATGGCATGGAAGCATTAGCAATTTATGTCCAGTATAAAGATAAAATTAGTGCTGCTATTATTGATATGATGATGTCCAAAATGGATGGAGCAACTACCATTCGCACATTGCAAAGTATCAATCCGTTATTGCCGATTATTGCTGTTAGTGGACTGCTAACAAGTGAGCAAGTACCAATCGATAAAACAGCCCAATATACCGCCTTTTTACCTAAACCTTACACGACACAAGAATTATTGAAAACCCTAAATGCAGTTATTAGTCATTAA
- a CDS encoding KTSC domain-containing protein, translating to MKLSKVDLSSLVAIAHSDGYLQLLLDRGDELEFLEIPAPIEAYEGLQELNEAIAETPALPFEEEPIVMLPVVSSMAMAVGYDRNEQILQVEFQSGAVYQYLGIDEDTWEDLHSSNSIGSFFNQEIKGRYDCDRLDGVD from the coding sequence ATGAAGCTATCTAAGGTAGACTTGAGCAGTTTAGTTGCGATCGCTCACTCTGACGGATATTTGCAGTTGTTGCTCGATCGAGGCGATGAACTAGAGTTTTTGGAAATTCCGGCGCCAATAGAAGCTTATGAAGGATTGCAAGAACTTAACGAAGCGATTGCTGAAACGCCTGCATTGCCATTTGAAGAAGAACCAATTGTCATGCTACCAGTTGTCTCATCAATGGCTATGGCTGTAGGCTACGATCGCAACGAACAGATTTTGCAAGTTGAGTTTCAAAGTGGTGCTGTTTATCAATACTTAGGCATAGACGAGGATACTTGGGAAGATTTACATTCCTCTAACTCAATTGGCAGCTTTTTCAATCAAGAGATTAAAGGTAGATATGATTGCGATCGGCTAGATGGTGTAGATTAA
- a CDS encoding alpha-2-macroglobulin family protein, which produces MAGCNFFGINSSKEQLPAVSSLTPPKLPDWIEQISPIGDTKPLNQIRIRFKEALIPVESLDSPEQQKILEKFALWPPLPGQFRFLTPRMVGFQADKALPIATRFQVTLKAGLADLKNHRLDKDLPWTFNTESINLTNLPGVNPIEKADIEPIDLQQKLQFTSNVELDLGSVQEHLKLIPEGKDKGVSFKVELNKEEKPLENQEPLEKFDPSARNWIYNLIPQQNLEKATSYRLVFSPGIRPAYGNLSTEKEFVSKLATYSPLAFQKINFYGQPDSGGTFGRFIKGSPQLEFNNVLLADSAKENITINPAPKDISRILQVNDEDKIVGINPYALEPAKTYTITIGGNLKDKFGQTLGKPLTLKYDTGDLAGDIWVPSDLNIFPTGKDLQLNISTGNLPESKYKAAYRVVQPTDLVYFNYSNDFLPQPADWQSFKVSGKKNQSVDIAVPLREKINSPTGMLAYGVQARTNKYQENGKELWREPTTYGMVELTNLGVFSQWFPESGLIRVNHLTDGSPVKNSAIEIYQSKLQAKSRPEPVPCATGKTDENGIFRVVGEGLQQCYSGNESSSKSPQLLVIARENQDWAFARTEEYSGVYGYGIDAGWQNSKPESRGIIFSDRQLYQPGEKAWLTGFTDYLQNGAIRQDKNAVYQLTLVNPDGQKTSLGTQTTNEFGTFSLELPIKTTERLGYHTIQAKGKNGQEISGEFRVAEFKPPNFKVELNLNKEFAFIDEKVDINATSNYLFGPPVEGGEAKYFITRQQANFIPKGWEEFTFGRQWLWPEETPTISSDVLQNNAQLDANGKSSQTVDVANDLPYPMTYRVDVEVADVSNLSVANSKTFTALPSNRLIGLKSNFIADAGKAFSTEVIVTDPTGKPITGQRVRLELQQIKYSSVTQLVEGSRTAKNQIEYKTVGQAEITSASNPQSVNLTAPESGSYRIRVNFSDAKNELSATDLQIWATGENPVFWGSREEDVLEVKLDKKEFKPGETATVLIQSPYPDAELYFAVIKDKPLYQQIVKVQGGAPQIQFQVTPEMLPNAAIEAVLVRQGKPINQVEAGSLDNLVKIGFTPFKVNLEDKYLKLQVKPVQASLEPGAEETVQLELKDNQGNPTKGQFTVMVVNEAILQLSGYRPPNLVDTVYAEQPISTRFSDNRPDVILQAQDVAKPKGWGYGGGLSTGAANTRTRTDFKALAYYNGSVITDENGNAQITFKLPDDLTTWRVMAVATDGNLRFGNGEATFISTKPLLTNAILPQFARPGDRILAGLSVTNNTGNTGNLSINGELSGTVKFADKNPTTTALQTKAESATQAYRFPMLADSVGTAKIRFTTQLNGTAADAFEVPLEIKPIEITEQVVESGVTEKQVKIPLNIDKNTFPDAGGLDIQLASTLIPEIQAPAKQVLEDDDLPFTEPAASQLIIAANLQTISQKYGQTFAEFNPSQKANQAIEKLQKLQIADGGFAAFPGQEKSDPWVSAYAAESLAKASQVFPNLVDSAMLSRLKVYLQKVLANPGEYEFCKQLLCKRQLQLNALIALSEVGEKRNTFLADIYEQRNNFDVVTQIKLARYLSQFPEWQDESQQLVNKLQQNIYESGRTAVVSLPTSWGWMSSSTTAQAQALRLFIAKQSKPEVINKLFQSLLALRRNGTWQTNYNNAQALTALVEYSQLQPTPPNFVATVQLAGNKLGENKFNGYKNPSLQLIVPMNLLPRGRNDLTLQKSGNGTLHYLVAYNYRLQGNQPGRFNGLRVTREISKLNEEKVLQKTGLYAFDKPLNLASGQVFDIGLEIIADHPVDHIVIKDPLPSGFEAVDASFQTTTAALQAKADSWELGFRNIYRDRIIAYADHLEPGVYSLHYLVRSVTPGTFSWPGAQVHLQYAPEEFGRTAESTLILEDGK; this is translated from the coding sequence ATGGCAGGGTGTAATTTTTTTGGTATCAACTCCAGTAAAGAACAACTACCAGCAGTTTCCTCACTTACACCACCAAAATTACCAGACTGGATTGAACAAATAAGTCCCATTGGAGATACCAAACCTCTCAACCAAATCCGTATCCGTTTTAAAGAAGCTTTAATCCCAGTTGAAAGTCTTGACAGTCCAGAACAGCAGAAAATATTAGAAAAATTTGCCCTTTGGCCGCCTTTACCCGGCCAATTTCGCTTTTTAACACCGCGCATGGTGGGTTTTCAAGCTGATAAAGCATTGCCAATAGCGACAAGATTTCAAGTCACTCTCAAAGCAGGTTTAGCCGATTTAAAAAATCATCGCCTAGACAAAGATTTGCCTTGGACTTTCAATACCGAATCTATCAACCTGACTAATTTACCAGGTGTTAATCCCATTGAGAAGGCTGATATTGAACCAATTGATTTACAACAAAAGTTACAGTTTACTTCCAATGTCGAATTGGATTTAGGTTCTGTACAAGAACATTTAAAGTTAATTCCTGAAGGAAAAGACAAGGGTGTAAGCTTCAAAGTCGAATTGAACAAAGAAGAAAAACCATTAGAAAATCAAGAACCTTTAGAAAAATTTGACCCTTCAGCACGCAATTGGATTTATAACCTCATTCCACAACAAAATCTCGAAAAAGCAACCAGTTATCGCCTGGTATTTTCTCCCGGAATACGTCCTGCTTATGGTAATTTATCGACAGAGAAAGAATTTGTCAGTAAGTTAGCAACTTATTCGCCTTTAGCATTTCAGAAAATTAACTTTTACGGACAGCCAGATTCAGGAGGAACATTTGGACGATTTATTAAAGGCAGTCCGCAGCTAGAATTTAATAATGTCTTATTGGCAGATTCAGCTAAAGAAAATATTACTATTAATCCAGCACCAAAAGACATTTCGAGAATTCTGCAAGTTAATGATGAGGATAAAATTGTTGGCATCAATCCTTATGCGCTAGAACCTGCCAAAACTTATACAATTACTATTGGTGGAAATCTCAAAGATAAGTTTGGACAAACTTTAGGTAAGCCTCTAACACTGAAATATGATACTGGAGATTTAGCTGGGGATATCTGGGTGCCATCAGATTTAAATATTTTCCCCACAGGTAAAGATTTACAGCTAAATATTAGTACGGGAAATCTGCCAGAATCAAAATACAAAGCAGCTTATCGAGTAGTTCAACCGACAGATTTAGTTTATTTTAATTATAGTAACGATTTCTTACCACAACCTGCTGATTGGCAAAGCTTTAAGGTATCAGGTAAGAAAAATCAATCAGTTGATATTGCTGTTCCTCTCCGGGAAAAAATAAATTCTCCTACGGGAATGTTAGCTTATGGAGTGCAAGCCCGCACTAATAAATACCAGGAGAATGGCAAAGAACTGTGGCGAGAACCTACGACTTATGGAATGGTTGAATTGACAAATTTGGGCGTATTTAGTCAGTGGTTTCCTGAGTCCGGGTTAATTCGCGTCAATCATCTTACAGATGGTTCACCAGTTAAAAATAGCGCTATTGAAATTTATCAATCAAAATTACAAGCAAAATCTCGCCCAGAACCAGTACCTTGTGCAACGGGTAAAACTGATGAAAATGGAATTTTTAGAGTTGTTGGTGAAGGATTACAGCAATGTTATTCTGGGAATGAAAGCTCTAGCAAATCACCACAATTATTAGTAATTGCCCGTGAAAATCAAGATTGGGCATTCGCTAGAACAGAAGAATATAGCGGCGTTTATGGATATGGTATTGATGCTGGTTGGCAAAATAGTAAGCCCGAATCACGCGGGATAATTTTCTCAGATAGACAGTTATATCAACCAGGCGAAAAAGCTTGGTTAACTGGGTTTACGGACTATTTACAAAATGGGGCGATTCGGCAAGATAAAAATGCTGTTTACCAATTAACCTTGGTAAATCCTGATGGACAAAAGACCAGTTTAGGTACGCAAACTACAAATGAATTTGGCACATTTTCTCTGGAACTGCCAATCAAGACTACTGAGCGCTTAGGCTACCATACCATCCAGGCGAAGGGGAAGAATGGACAAGAAATTTCTGGAGAATTTCGGGTAGCTGAGTTTAAGCCACCCAACTTTAAAGTCGAACTCAACTTAAATAAAGAATTTGCTTTCATTGACGAGAAAGTTGATATTAATGCTACAAGCAATTATTTGTTTGGCCCACCTGTAGAAGGTGGTGAAGCAAAATATTTTATCACTCGCCAACAGGCTAATTTTATTCCTAAAGGTTGGGAAGAATTTACTTTTGGTAGGCAATGGTTATGGCCAGAAGAAACCCCTACTATATCTAGTGATGTATTGCAAAATAATGCCCAGCTAGATGCTAATGGTAAAAGTAGTCAAACTGTGGATGTGGCTAATGATTTACCATATCCGATGACTTACCGGGTAGATGTGGAAGTTGCAGATGTTTCTAATCTATCGGTAGCGAATTCCAAAACTTTTACTGCTTTACCAAGTAATCGACTTATCGGGTTAAAAAGCAATTTTATCGCTGATGCTGGTAAGGCTTTTTCCACTGAAGTGATAGTTACTGACCCTACAGGAAAACCGATAACAGGTCAACGGGTGCGACTAGAATTACAACAAATAAAATACAGCAGTGTCACGCAGTTGGTGGAAGGTAGCCGGACAGCAAAAAATCAAATTGAATATAAAACAGTGGGACAAGCAGAAATTACGTCTGCTAGTAATCCGCAATCGGTAAATTTAACAGCGCCGGAATCTGGTTCGTATCGGATTAGAGTTAATTTTAGCGATGCCAAAAACGAATTAAGTGCCACAGATTTACAAATTTGGGCAACTGGAGAAAATCCAGTATTTTGGGGTTCTAGAGAAGAAGATGTTTTAGAAGTTAAATTAGATAAAAAAGAGTTCAAACCTGGTGAAACTGCTACTGTACTAATTCAATCTCCCTATCCAGATGCAGAATTGTACTTTGCTGTGATAAAAGATAAACCCCTTTATCAGCAGATTGTCAAAGTTCAGGGAGGCGCACCACAAATTCAGTTTCAAGTTACGCCAGAAATGCTGCCTAATGCAGCCATTGAAGCTGTGTTAGTAAGACAAGGTAAACCCATAAACCAAGTGGAAGCGGGAAGTTTAGATAACTTAGTGAAGATTGGTTTTACACCTTTTAAAGTTAACTTAGAAGATAAGTATTTAAAACTGCAAGTTAAGCCAGTGCAAGCATCATTAGAACCTGGCGCAGAAGAAACAGTACAACTAGAACTGAAGGACAATCAAGGAAACCCCACCAAAGGACAGTTCACAGTCATGGTGGTAAATGAGGCGATATTACAACTTTCTGGTTATCGACCGCCAAATTTGGTAGATACAGTTTATGCAGAACAGCCAATATCTACCCGCTTTAGCGATAATCGGCCAGATGTCATATTACAAGCGCAAGATGTAGCTAAACCCAAAGGTTGGGGTTATGGCGGTGGTTTGTCAACTGGTGCAGCAAATACTCGCACTCGCACCGATTTTAAAGCCTTAGCTTACTACAACGGTTCTGTCATCACCGATGAAAATGGTAATGCACAGATAACCTTTAAACTCCCGGATGACTTAACTACATGGCGAGTGATGGCTGTGGCCACTGATGGAAATCTGCGTTTCGGCAATGGGGAGGCGACGTTTATCAGCACCAAGCCACTGCTAACTAATGCCATCTTGCCACAATTTGCCCGTCCAGGCGATCGCATCCTCGCTGGTTTATCCGTCACAAACAACACCGGGAATACAGGAAATCTCTCAATAAATGGCGAACTTAGCGGTACTGTGAAGTTTGCTGATAAAAACCCTACAACTACTGCTTTGCAAACCAAAGCAGAATCCGCAACTCAGGCTTATCGCTTTCCCATGCTGGCGGATAGTGTGGGAACTGCTAAAATTCGCTTTACCACTCAGCTAAATGGTACAGCCGCAGATGCTTTTGAAGTACCTTTGGAAATTAAGCCAATTGAAATTACAGAACAAGTCGTTGAATCTGGTGTGACTGAAAAACAGGTGAAGATTCCCCTGAATATTGATAAAAATACCTTCCCTGATGCGGGAGGTTTAGATATTCAGTTAGCGAGTACTTTGATACCGGAGATTCAAGCACCAGCAAAGCAGGTTTTAGAAGATGATGATTTGCCTTTCACAGAACCGGCTGCAAGTCAGTTAATAATTGCGGCTAATCTGCAAACTATTTCCCAAAAATATGGTCAAACATTTGCAGAATTTAATCCTAGCCAAAAGGCAAATCAGGCAATTGAAAAATTACAAAAACTCCAAATAGCCGATGGTGGTTTTGCTGCTTTCCCCGGACAAGAAAAATCAGACCCTTGGGTTTCTGCTTATGCGGCTGAATCTTTGGCTAAAGCCAGTCAGGTGTTCCCGAATTTAGTCGATTCTGCAATGCTGTCTCGCCTGAAAGTTTATCTGCAAAAAGTTCTGGCGAATCCTGGAGAATATGAGTTTTGCAAACAACTACTCTGTAAAAGACAACTGCAACTTAATGCTTTAATTGCCCTATCAGAAGTGGGTGAAAAACGCAATACTTTCCTCGCAGATATTTATGAACAGCGCAATAACTTTGATGTAGTAACTCAAATTAAACTAGCGCGATACTTATCTCAATTCCCAGAATGGCAAGACGAATCTCAACAATTAGTGAACAAACTGCAACAGAATATCTATGAAAGTGGTCGCACAGCAGTTGTAAGTTTACCAACTAGTTGGGGATGGATGAGTTCATCTACCACGGCGCAAGCACAAGCTTTACGATTATTTATTGCCAAGCAGAGTAAACCCGAAGTTATCAATAAGTTATTCCAAAGTCTTCTCGCATTACGACGGAATGGCACATGGCAAACTAACTATAATAATGCCCAAGCATTAACAGCTTTGGTAGAATATAGCCAACTGCAACCCACACCACCTAATTTCGTCGCCACAGTGCAATTAGCTGGTAATAAGTTAGGAGAAAATAAGTTTAATGGCTACAAAAATCCTAGCTTACAACTAATAGTGCCGATGAATCTATTACCTCGTGGGCGTAATGATTTAACGCTACAAAAATCAGGTAATGGCACTTTGCACTATCTAGTTGCTTATAATTACCGCTTGCAGGGAAATCAACCAGGCAGATTTAACGGTTTACGCGTAACACGAGAAATTAGCAAATTAAATGAAGAGAAAGTTCTGCAAAAAACAGGTCTTTACGCTTTTGATAAACCTTTAAATTTAGCCTCTGGACAAGTGTTTGATATTGGTTTAGAAATTATTGCCGATCATCCTGTGGATCATATAGTAATTAAAGATCCGTTACCATCAGGTTTTGAGGCGGTGGATGCAAGTTTTCAAACTACCACAGCCGCATTACAAGCAAAAGCCGATAGCTGGGAACTTGGTTTTAGAAATATCTACCGCGATCGCATTATCGCCTACGCCGACCACCTCGAACCAGGAGTTTATAGCTTGCACTACTTAGTCCGTTCTGTAACACCTGGGACATTTTCTTGGCCTGGTGCTCAAGTTCACCTGCAATATGCACCAGAAGAATTTGGGCGTACTGCTGAGTCTACATTAATATTGGAGGATGGGAAGTAA
- the pbpC gene encoding penicillin-binding protein 1C produces MRLISRSLLKIKHSSKIILAVLLICLVVRLLPYFAPIRAADIAQNQLAMQFSDRNGLPLGTLLTRDQEHTSVVPLNQVSPQFIHAILAAEDSSFYHHGALDMKAVIRASKEAIHAKRIVSGASTITMQLARMLDPVPRTLSGKMQEIWLSWRLVAGMNKDEILSAYINRLPMGGNIYGVEAAAQTYFSIPASELNLAQASLLAAIPNNPTYFNPYEHWERLKQRQKYVLNRMVLEKHISGAIADRTSIEKVVFQSSQRGIIAAPHFLFWLANQIPPTPLENKGLTPPFLRGVRGDQSVIRTTINRPLQQFVEAQVQQVISSLAANNVHDAAALVIDNRTGEVLAYVGSPDYFNEAKLGRNNGVQALRQPGSTLKPFVYELALEKGLIRPNTILADVPAHYAIPGAKLYSPTDYTESFLGPVRVRIALANSLNVPAVRVLEKVGVQTFLERLHQLGFEHLNQTPEHYGLGLTLGSGEVSLWELARAYLTIARQGDATPLISTFSNSPLPTSDSRLPNDTIWQLITNMLSDGYARATAFGVDSVLNLPFPAAVKTGTSSNFRDTWTVGFTTDYTVATWVGNFNGEPMRQVSGVTGAAPLWNRIMLHLHENQEPADFPPPKGLVQLPVCAISGLRPTPDCTSVVQEYFYPEDKSNYERENQFNLPSEYNEWLAKQQQSNFNSTNLRILSPHDGDSFLLYPGEETKQKLEFKLVGNKSAPVEWWLNGEKLDTNATNSLFWNLRPGKWTLEARSGEMSDKVSFKVELANIKPTRRGFSIINS; encoded by the coding sequence ATGAGACTAATTTCACGATCGCTACTCAAAATTAAGCACAGTAGTAAGATTATCCTGGCTGTGCTGTTAATCTGTCTGGTTGTCCGCCTCCTACCTTATTTTGCGCCCATTCGTGCCGCAGATATTGCCCAAAATCAGTTGGCAATGCAATTTAGCGATCGCAATGGTTTACCATTAGGAACATTGCTCACCCGTGACCAAGAGCATACATCAGTAGTACCACTAAATCAGGTTTCGCCCCAGTTTATCCATGCCATTCTAGCCGCCGAAGATAGCAGCTTTTACCATCATGGGGCGTTGGATATGAAAGCTGTTATCCGCGCCAGCAAAGAAGCCATCCACGCCAAAAGAATTGTTTCCGGCGCTTCCACTATTACTATGCAGTTAGCGCGGATGTTAGATCCTGTGCCGCGTACTCTGTCAGGTAAAATGCAAGAGATTTGGCTATCTTGGCGGTTAGTAGCAGGGATGAATAAAGATGAAATTCTCTCTGCATACATCAATCGGCTGCCGATGGGAGGAAATATATATGGTGTAGAAGCAGCCGCGCAGACTTATTTTTCCATCCCAGCTAGTGAATTGAATCTTGCCCAAGCTAGTTTGTTGGCTGCTATTCCCAATAATCCCACATACTTTAACCCTTATGAGCATTGGGAACGGTTAAAGCAACGGCAAAAATACGTTCTTAATCGGATGGTACTAGAAAAACATATTAGTGGTGCGATCGCAGATCGAACATCCATCGAAAAGGTTGTATTTCAGTCTAGCCAACGAGGAATTATCGCCGCACCACACTTTTTATTTTGGTTAGCAAATCAAATCCCCCCAACCCCCCTTGAAAATAAGGGCTTAACTCCCCCCTTTTTAAGGGGGGTTAGGGGGGATCAATCCGTTATTCGCACGACTATAAATCGCCCTTTACAGCAGTTTGTCGAAGCACAAGTACAGCAGGTAATTTCTTCCCTAGCCGCAAACAACGTCCATGATGCAGCGGCGTTGGTGATTGATAACCGCACTGGTGAGGTTTTGGCTTATGTCGGTTCGCCTGATTACTTTAATGAAGCCAAACTGGGACGCAATAATGGAGTGCAAGCCCTACGTCAACCAGGTTCTACCCTCAAACCTTTTGTCTATGAATTAGCTTTAGAAAAAGGTTTAATTCGCCCAAATACTATTTTGGCAGATGTACCCGCCCATTACGCAATTCCTGGTGCGAAACTTTATAGCCCAACCGATTACACCGAAAGCTTCCTTGGCCCTGTGCGGGTGAGAATCGCTTTAGCAAATTCTCTAAATGTCCCCGCAGTCCGCGTGTTAGAAAAAGTAGGTGTGCAGACTTTCCTAGAACGTCTGCATCAACTGGGATTTGAACACCTCAATCAAACTCCAGAACATTATGGTTTGGGTTTGACTCTCGGTAGTGGTGAAGTCAGTCTTTGGGAATTAGCTCGTGCCTACCTGACCATAGCACGACAAGGAGATGCGACTCCTTTAATAAGCACATTTTCCAATTCCCCACTTCCGACTTCCGACTCCCGACTCCCCAACGACACAATATGGCAATTAATCACGAATATGCTCAGTGACGGCTATGCTCGTGCAACAGCTTTTGGTGTAGACTCCGTATTAAATTTACCCTTTCCTGCTGCTGTTAAAACTGGCACTTCTTCCAATTTTCGCGATACTTGGACAGTTGGTTTCACTACAGATTACACCGTCGCTACTTGGGTAGGCAATTTCAACGGTGAACCAATGCGACAAGTTTCAGGTGTGACAGGTGCAGCACCCCTGTGGAATCGGATTATGTTACACCTGCATGAAAATCAAGAACCAGCAGATTTTCCGCCTCCAAAAGGTTTAGTGCAATTACCTGTTTGTGCAATTTCAGGATTACGACCAACACCAGATTGTACATCAGTGGTACAAGAATATTTTTATCCTGAAGATAAAAGTAATTACGAACGTGAAAATCAATTCAATTTACCATCAGAGTATAATGAATGGTTGGCAAAACAACAGCAATCGAATTTTAATTCTACCAATTTGAGAATTTTATCTCCCCATGATGGCGATTCATTTTTACTTTATCCAGGTGAAGAAACGAAGCAAAAACTCGAATTCAAGCTAGTGGGAAATAAATCTGCACCTGTGGAATGGTGGTTGAATGGTGAAAAGTTAGATACAAATGCAACTAATTCTTTATTTTGGAATTTGCGTCCTGGTAAATGGACTTTGGAAGCGAGAAGTGGAGAAATGAGCGACAAAGTAAGTTTTAAAGTGGAGTTAGCAAACATTAAACCCACACGTCGAGGTTTTTCTATTATTAATTCTTAG